The following coding sequences lie in one Cannabis sativa cultivar Pink pepper isolate KNU-18-1 chromosome 5, ASM2916894v1, whole genome shotgun sequence genomic window:
- the LOC115717744 gene encoding uncharacterized protein LOC115717744: protein MHSGFTLVSFKDGVTRNIILKTGVIQFDKKPVILRPWSEDMETARMVKSVLVWVRLNGLGLQYWGKKNLSALVSTIGKSIMADKVTLERSMIKYARVLVDVEIKEEPLRTIAYVNEKKQLMEQPVEYEWLPTKCTACDMLGHSISNCNKGKPTVWKKKQQGNKITDVEQDARSKGIPTEKVNGAKESEKVERGVISEGTGAVKNTVIQTRNEQWVTPKRKGAKSVIRPQQEAITSNDYEALEDAEGWNVRRLNNAEKQREVFEHCKINKVGFGALFETKIHHDRVSKLMSNNPNWKIHSSQEISFRILLIWIDKLVKVDILMEDRQLIHCKLKMVGYKEEFFLIAVYGSNSLNERKDLWNKLTSIGHLNAPWIILGDFNAMGQVEELKTSGSFFTWSNNHEEGSRVYSKLDRVFTNESWLDHFPNTEANFRWGALLDHSYCLIKHVKVGNRGTKPFRFCNHWVFKEDFRDNVVSTWKKHMVTDLHSLHQQLYRVKHILKTCYVKKKEDITGQYNEARDKFIEAQEALAINPKCHSAVLTEKMSRANYQDAQKQYFSYLHQNSKACWLKLGDENTSYFHAIMKKRRAENKVLGFMP, encoded by the exons ATGCACTCAGGGTTCACTCTTGTTAGTTTCAAGGATGGGGTTACTAGGAACATTATTCTTAAAACCGGAGTAATTCAATTCGATAAGAAACCTGTGATTCTAAGGCCTTGGTCCGAGGATATGGAGACAGCCCGGATGGTCAAATCGGTCCTTGTGTGGGTGAGATTAAATGGCTTGGGACTCCAATATTGGGGGAAGAAGAACTTGAGTGCACTTGTTAGCACGATAGGAAAGTCGATTATGGCTGACAAGGTTACTCTTGAGCGGTCTATGATCAAGTACGCTAGGGTGTTAGTGGATGTTGAGATTAAGGAAGAACCTCTGAGAACTATTGCTTATGTAAATGAGAAGAAGCAACTAATGGAACAACCTGTTGAATATGAGTGGCTGCCTACCAAGTGTACGGCTTGCGATATGCTTGGACACTCAATTTCCAACTGTAACAAAGGGAAGCCGACTGTGTGGAAGAAAAAACAGCAAGGGAATAAGATAACTGATGTTGAACAGGATGCTAGAAGCAAGGGGATTCCAACAGAGAAAGTGAATGGTGCCAAGGAATCTGAAAAGG TGGAACGGGGAGTCATTTCTGAGGGTACAGGGGCCGTGAAAAATACTGTTATACAAACCAGAAATGAGCAATGGGTGACTCCTAAAAGAAAAGGTGCAAAGTCTGTCATTAGGCCGCAACAAGAAGCAATCACAAGCAATGACTATGAGGCTTTAGAGGATGCAGAGG GCTGGAATGTTAGGAGGCTGAATAATGCTGAGAAGCAGCGTGAGGTGTTTGAACATTGTAAGATAAATAAGGTGGGTTTTGGGGCTCTTTTTGAGACTAAGATCCATCATGATAGAGTTAGCAAACTTATGTCTAATAATCCGAATTGGAAGATCCATTCCAGTCAAGAGATTTCGTTTAGAATTTTGTTGATTTGGATTGACAAGCTTGTTAAAGTGGATATTTTGATGGAAGATAGGCAACTCATCCATTGTAAACTCAAAATGGTGGGTTACAAGGAGGAGTTTTTTCTCATTGCGGTCTATGGAAGTAATTCATTAAACGAGAGGAAGGATCTTTGGAATAAGCTTACTAGCATTGGGCACCTAAATGCTCCTTGGATTATACTTGGAGACTTCAATGCCAT GGGTCAGGTTGAAGAGTTGAAGACTTCTGGCTCCTTTTTTACTTGGTCTAATAACCACGAGGAGGGCAGTCGAGTGTACTCAAAGTTGGATAGAGTTTTCACTAATGAAAGTTGGTTAGATCACTTCCCGAATACAGAAGCCAACTTCAGATGGGGGGCCCTCTTGGATCACAGTTACTGCCTAATCAAACACGTCAAGGTTGGTAACCGTGGGACCAAACCTTTCCGGTTTTGCAATCATTGGGTGTTTAAAGAGGATTTCAGAGATAATGTTGTCTCTACTTGGAAGAAGCACATGGTCACAGATCTGCATTCGTTACACCAGCAACTGTATAGGGTGAAACACATACTGAAAACCTGCTATGTTAAGAAGAAAGAGGATATCACAGGTCAGTACAATGAAGCCCGAGACAAATTTATCGAAGCTCAAGAAGCCTTGGCCATCAACCCGAAATGTCATTCAGCTGTTTTAACTGAAAAAATGAGTCGTGCGAACTACCAAGATGCCCAAAAACAGTACTTTAGCTATTTGCATCAAAACTCTAAAGCTTGTTGGTTAAAGCTTGGTGATGAAAACACAAGCTATTTTCATGCTATCATGAAAAAGAGGAGAGCTGAGAacaaagtgttgggttttatgccctaa